Sequence from the Periplaneta americana isolate PAMFEO1 chromosome 5, P.americana_PAMFEO1_priV1, whole genome shotgun sequence genome:
ttcacttttcgatcttcgatcaaagttgatctttagtcagggagttttatacaattgggcctgacagttctccgtaactgaacgactgagaaacgcacttcactcatacaatctttctttagtgcgtgacgtcacgttaccatggaaaccaagtgttgtatgagaatgggagcccaaataatttcacctgtacagtattgtaagttgCAATagtcaccgctcggcgctcgtaactgttgacattattctattcggcggacggttacaggtagtatttatacaactaaacactgtttataacgacagaaaagaaaactttttcttattttagaaatacgatatcggtaataactggaattaattattaatatgagataaaattgtgttttacatgtAAATACGTGAAATGACACCaactacttcacctgaataaccgcccctgctatttcatttgttttagtagTACAATAAAAAGCCTCAAActagtaataatactattatcaTGGAGCCGCTACGGTGGGCTAGTGGCGAGATCGCTGGCTTATAATCTTGTGGACCAGGGTTTGATCCCCAGCGTAGTCCCGATTTTTAACTTATGTTGGTCAAGCACCTGGTCCATGTAACACAGGGATTTTTCTCGGAAGCTCCATTTCCCTTCCGTCATccaaacaaatctccatcatcatttcATCTCATCGTGGGTCTAGCGTAGGCCAGCCACCCTCGGCAACGACTCTgtctgtaaattggtctacataactggcttcttatgggtgaatgacgaacagtaaaATATCcgttattatttaaaaacatattattactgctaattataatttatccatcttgattactcaacttttaacactatattacttcGGAATTATTTTCGAGTGTTAAATACTAGCATTTAtactaaataatatatatatatatatatatatatatatatatatatatatatatattccacacctgtgagtaacggttagcgcgtctggccgcaaaaccaggtgtcCCGTGTTGAATTCCCggttcgggcaagttacctggttgaggttttttccggggttttccctcaacccaatatgagacatcactcaaagttgggtttctggcgtcttgtcagctcatttgagttgtgtgaatataaaggggaaatattgtgacggtgtcgtgtgtggttcctgggtagctcagtcggtagagcattattgcgctaagcgaaggtcccgggatcgatacccagccccggaacaatttttcccctgaaattattcaagtctgcttcacagagagctattacctgaaagccatatttgcagtaaaatatcGTCTGTAAGTTTGTAACGACTGAGACAAATTCGTATATCTGTTTCTATTTCTGAATAAATTAGGAATTAGtatattaaaatactgtatttcgcaaatttaatttagaaaatttcaacacaagatattaataaaatattcaaccATTCAATGTCATCAGATGCAAATGATAAAGTTACGTCAACAGAAGTATTACTGAGTCTATACAGTACTACATTCAAaccaatattaattttgtatattaaatttttctttatacataGAGACGCAAGGACAGATTTGAAATAAGTGAAATGTCTTATCGTTTAATGAGCTCCATAAAATGGataaaattacaagtaaaattacccaaaataaattgaaagatAACATAGTAGAAAATATAGAATTATACATGTCCTGGTCAAAGGAATAGACCTATAGAGTGAGTAAGAATATATGATAGAAGATTACGAAAGACagccttacttacatacttacttacttaatgacttacttacttacttatggcgtttaaggaacccagaggttcattgccgtcatcacataagcccgccatcggtccctatcatgagcaagactgatccagtccttaccatcatatcccacctctttcaaatacattttaatattatcctcccatctacgtttcggcctccccaaaggtctttttcccctcaggtatcccagctaacactctatatgaatttctggattcacccatacgtattacataccctgtccatctctaacgtctagattaatgttcctaattatgtcacgtgaagaataaaatgcgtgcagttctgcgttgtgtaactttggctattctcctgtaacttcatccctcttagccccaaatatttccctaagaaccttattctcaaacacccttatcctctgttcctctctcaaagtgagaatccaagtttctcaatcatacagaacaaccggtaatataactgttttataaattctaactttcagattttttgacagcacactagatgacaaaatcttctcagccgaataataataggcatttcccataattattctgcgtttaatttcctcccgaatgtaatttatatttgttgctgttgctcccaggtatttgaatttttacacctcttcgaaggataaatctccaatttttatatttccatttcttacaatattctggtcacgagacataatcatatactttatcttttcgcgatttacttccaaacctatcactttacttgcttcaagtagaatatctgtgttttccctaattgtttgtagaTTCTCTTccatcatattcacgtcatccgcatagacaagaagctgatgtaacccgttcaattccaaaccctgtctgttatcctgaacgttcctaatgccatattctagagaaaaggtaaaaagtaaaggtgatagtgcatctccctgctttagcccgcagtgaattggaaaagctcagatagaaactgacctatacggactctgctgtaagtttcactaagacacattttaattaatcgaactagtttcttgggaataccaaattcaataagaatatgatataaaactacaaaagacAGCCTATTATTGCAAAACTAACTGTAGAAGTAACGGCAAACTAAATTGAAAGTGATTAgataaattctaaacattaagTCCTAGAATGGGTCTCAGgtctaattttttaacaaaaaacaaCTGATGGAGAAGTTTCATAGTTCAtagtttcttctatttttgtttgtaattttgagGAAATTCTTTTAGGAATAATATTTAATCCTCTCTTTTCACCTCATCCCCTTCGTTAAAATACAGTTTGttgttattaggcctaaattagtTTTATCTGTTTCAGATGAAAACCACGTTCCTATTGTTCATCTTCACCTACCGGTGGTTAACTGCAGCGTCAGGGGCCCGGATTCTAGCCATATTTCCATACATCGGAAAGAGCCATTTTAACGCCTTTGAGCCATTCATTAAAGAACTTGCAGCGAGAGGCCACCAACTCGTTGTGGTCAGCCATTTCCCTCAGAAACATGCTATAGCAAACTACACAGACATAAGCCTAGTGGGCTCTATCAAAATTGAGTCGACGAACAGGGTTGATATTGGAAAATTTTCAGGTCTTACAGGACTTAAGACACTGAAGAAGGAATTAAGTCAGTATTATGAATCGTGTGACAAAATGCTATCTTTTCATACGATCCAAGAATTGATGAAGTCCGACATGGTGTTTGACCTCGTAATTAGCGAGTCGTTTTTCTCGGATTGTTTTCTTCCTTTTGTGGACAAGTTCAAAGTGCCAAACATAGCGATGAGTTCATGTCTGTTGTTGCCATGGACTAATGATCGCATGGCTAATCCTGACAACCCAGCGTTTGTGCCAACCTTGCTCACTCCGTTTTTAGACAAGATGAGCTTGAGTGAAAGAATAATGAATACAGTAACAAATGTCGGACttaatcttttcttcttcttgacgGAGAGATTTGTGACTGAAAATTATGTGCATAAACACTTTGGTGAGAGTGTTCCCAAGCTCTATGATTTGGCAAGAAACACGAGTTTGGTACTTGTTAATACACATTTTAGTTTAAATAGGCCTCATCCACTCGTTCCCGGGGTTGTGGAGGTTGGTGGACTGCATATTCGACCTCCGAAGAAATTACCCAAGGTGAGTTGCAAATCCAAATTCATATCTTCTTAGCATAGCTAGGAACTTCGTACCAAACACTAGATTTCAGTTGATTACAGCGAGGATTATAGATGTcatccgcgcctcgccctgctcccgctcgctacagacgatacacatgTTTACAtaaacgcatagtggcattctgtgaagCTGTGTAGAGtcatgaatagtttgaagaatactgTTAATTTATGTTGATGTCTTATGTTCTTAACACACTAGTACTCGTCGGTTTGTAAGTTACGAAATACGACacaatgtaaataatttcttcaatttatTACAGGACTTGGAAGATTACCTAGATGGAGCTGAGCATGGTTTAATCCTCTTCAGCATGGGATCCATGCTACGGGCAGATAGTTTGCCTGCTGATAAGAGGGACGCATTCCTGCAGGCGTTTTCAGAGCTTCCTCAGAGAGTATTGTGGAAATGGGAGATGAGGAACATGCCTTTACAGCCGGAGAACGTGAAGACTGCGGAATGGT
This genomic interval carries:
- the LOC138699968 gene encoding UDP-glycosyltransferase UGT5-like isoform X2; the protein is MKTTFLLFIFTYRWLTAASGARILAIFPYIGKSHFNAFEPFIKELAARGHQLVVVSHFPQKHAIANYTDISLVGSIKIESTNRVDIGKFSGLTGLKTLKKELSQYYESCDKMLSFHTIQELMKSDMVFDLVISESFFSDCFLPFVDKFKVPNIAMSSCLLLPWTNDRMANPDNPAFVPTLLTPFLDKMSLSERIMNTVTNVGLNLFFFLTERFVTENYVHKHFGESVPKLYDLARNTSLVLVNTHFSLNRPHPLVPGVVEVGGLHIRPPKKLPKDLEDYLDGAEHGLILFSMGSMLRADSLPADKRDAFLQAFSELPQRVLWKWEMRNMPLQPENVKTAEWLPQFDIINHPNVRLYLGHGGLLGTTEAVYAGVPMVGIPMFGDQAMNVKAIEVAGMGLTLDLNDITKENVLRVLRTVLYEPSYRENAKRMSKVYQDRPMSAMDTAIYWTEYVIRHKGAPHLRTAALDLAWYQYFLLDVLAVIMVCVTILLFVTYVVLKKLTRGIFSPKPKNKLKLS
- the LOC138699968 gene encoding UDP-glycosyltransferase UGT5-like isoform X1, which codes for MKMKTTFLLFIFTYRWLTAASGARILAIFPYIGKSHFNAFEPFIKELAARGHQLVVVSHFPQKHAIANYTDISLVGSIKIESTNRVDIGKFSGLTGLKTLKKELSQYYESCDKMLSFHTIQELMKSDMVFDLVISESFFSDCFLPFVDKFKVPNIAMSSCLLLPWTNDRMANPDNPAFVPTLLTPFLDKMSLSERIMNTVTNVGLNLFFFLTERFVTENYVHKHFGESVPKLYDLARNTSLVLVNTHFSLNRPHPLVPGVVEVGGLHIRPPKKLPKDLEDYLDGAEHGLILFSMGSMLRADSLPADKRDAFLQAFSELPQRVLWKWEMRNMPLQPENVKTAEWLPQFDIINHPNVRLYLGHGGLLGTTEAVYAGVPMVGIPMFGDQAMNVKAIEVAGMGLTLDLNDITKENVLRVLRTVLYEPSYRENAKRMSKVYQDRPMSAMDTAIYWTEYVIRHKGAPHLRTAALDLAWYQYFLLDVLAVIMVCVTILLFVTYVVLKKLTRGIFSPKPKNKLKLS